DNA from Intestinimonas massiliensis (ex Afouda et al. 2020):
GCACCAGAGAGGAGGTCGGATTATGAATCTGGGCCAAGCAGTCAAGATGGCCGCCAAGTCCATCTCCTCCAACAAGGGCCGCTCCGCCCTGACCATGCTGGGCATCATCATCGGCCTGGCCGCCGTCATCATTCTGGTGTCCTACGCCAAGGGCCAGAACATGGCCATGGCCGCCTACTACGAGAGTATGGGCACCAACCAGATCTCGGTCTATGCCTCCACCTGGGGCAACTCGGGCGCGGTGGACGTGGGGCAGGAGCTGTACGACTACTGCCTGAATCTGGATGGTGTGCTGGGCATCTCCCCCAACGGTTCGGTCTGGGACCGCCCCACCATTAAGTATGAGTCCAAGACCCTCAGCCGGGAATCCAGCCGCAGCTATGCCGGCGGAGGCGCTTCGGTGACCAGTTACAACAACAGCGATGACTATCCCCAAATCTATTTGGGCAACGACAAGTTCGGGCTGTGCAGCGGCTATACCATCTCTAAGGGCCGGGACCTGAGCTATCTGGACATCGAGAACCTCAATCAGGTCTGCGTGCTAGGCTCGGCCACGGCGGAGTACCTCTTCTCCTTTGCCAATCCGGTGGATAAGACCATCACCATCAATGGGAGACCCTTCCGGGTGGTGGGCGTCTACCAGAGCAAGGCCGCCGGCAAGGAGCTTGGAGGCGGCGAGGACGCCGCGTGGATGCAGGATTCCATCAACCGTATGGACCGGATGATCCTGCTCCCCTCCACCATGACCCGCTACTTCAACAACAACCAGCCCATCGAGGAATATGTGGTAAAAGCCAAGGACTCCGACTCCGTCAAGAAGGTCACCACCAGCCTCAACGGCTTCCTCTCCGGCCTCATCAACACCAACTACGGCAGCTACGGCGTTTACCCGGTGGATACCTGGGCCAAGGAGTCCACGGAGGCCAACGCCATGCAGCAGCGCTTTCTGGGCGGCATCGCCGCCATCTCCCTGCTGGTGGGCGGCATCGGCATCATGAACATCATGCTGGTCACCGTCACCGAGCGCACCCGGGAGATCGGCATCCGCAAGGCCATCGGCGCCGAGCGGAGGAGCATCATTACCCAATTTCTCATCGAGGCGGCCATGATCTGCGGCATCGGCGGCGTATTCGGCATCATCGTGGGGTATCTGGGGACCATGATCGTGGGCAAGCTGTCCTTTGAGACCATCCTCATCCCCAGCGCAGGCATTACGGTTGGGGCGTTCTTCATTTCCGTGGCCCTGGGTATCCTCTTCGGCATGTATCCCGCCATCAAGGCCTCCGCCCTGCAGCCGGTGGAAGCCCTGCGGGCCGAATAGCGTCGGAGCGTCCACTCCAAGCGAGATTAAGGAGAGATTAGACATGAGAATCAAACGTTTTCTGGCCCTGGTGCTGGCGTGCGCGCTGACGGCGGGACTGCTGATCCTGCCCTCCTCCGCGGCCCGGCAGCCCTCCGCCTTCCCCGACATCACCGACGAGGCCACCGCCGAGGCGGCGGAGATCCTCCGGCTGCTGGGCATCGTCAGCGGCACCGGCTCCGGCAACTTTGAGCCGGGCCGCACCCTGACCCGGGCCGAGTTCTGCAAGATGGCGGTGGAGATCATGGGCAACGGCGACAAGGTCGCCGCCCAGATGAACCGCACCGTCTTTGCCGACGTGCCCTCCACTCACTGGGCCCGTGGCTATGTGGCCGTAGCCACCCAGGGCAGCTCCTCCGGCAGCGGTGAGAGCGCCGTCTCCACCCCAGGCATCATCCGGGGCGACGCCACCGGCCGCTTCCACCCTGACCGGGCCATCACCGGCGCCGAGGCGGTTACCATCCTCATGCGCATCCTGGGCTACCACGATGCCAACGTGGGCGTGGGCGCCGTGTGGTACGACGGGTATTTCAGCACCGCCCGCTCCATCGGGCTCACCGACGGCCTTACGCTGAACCCCACCGGCTCCATCACCCGGGGTCAGGCCGCCATTCTCTTTGAAAACCTCCTCTTCACCAAGTCCAAGGGCAGCGACGACGTGTACCTCACCACCCTGAAGGGCTCGATTACCGACGAGGTGCTCATCCTGGATGTGAACGCCACCGCCCCCGACGGCTCCACCGGCGCAGTGGAGACCGGCGACGGCAAGGTGTACCAGACCGACCGGGTCCCCTTCTCCGACGACATGGAGGGGCGGCAGGCCAAGCTGGTGCTGGATCAGGACGGCCATCTGCTGGCCCTCCAGGTGTCCGACAAGGGCACCCAGCGGGTGGTGGGCATTCTGTCCGCCAAGTACGACTCCTTTACCATCCCCGGCGGCGAGACCGTCAAGGTCAAGCCGGCCACCACAGTCTGGCAGGACGGCGAGCAAAAGAGCTACAAGGACGTCTACCTCAATCTGAAGGCCGGTACCCAGGCCCTGCTGCAGTACTCCGCGGCCGGCGAGTTGGAGTACGTCTTCCTGCGGGACGCCGCGGCCTCCGAGGATGCCACCCAGGTACTCAAAACCAAGCCCAGCGGCACCGGCACCCCCAGCTATCAGATCTACAAAAACGGCGTGCCCGCCACCGCCGCCGACCTGCGGCAGTACGATGTGACCACCTTTGACAAAAACACCAACATCCTGTACGTGTCCGACCTGCGGCTCACCGGCGTGTATGAAAACGCCTCTCCCAGCCCGGACACCCCGGCCACCATTACCCTGCTGGGTCAGGAGTTCCCCGTGCTGTCCATGGCCTATGAGGACCTGCGCGCTTTCGACATCGGCGACCAGATGACCATCCTGCTCTCCTACGACGGCCAGGTGGCCGGCGCGGTCACCGCCAGCGCCGCCAGCTCCACCACCGTGGGCGTGGTCCAGAAGGTAGAGGGCGGCAAGGCCTATGTCAAGCCGCTGGCCGACATCCGCAACGCCGCCGGGGAAAAGGTGGTGCTGTCCGGCCAGGTCTCCTACAGCGACAGCCGGGCCAAAGAGATGATCGGCCAGGTGGTCACCGTCTCCGCCGGGGCCAAGGGGCGCATCAGTCTGAGCAAGGTCTCCGGCTCCGACGCCGCGGGCGTCTTCGACGTGGCGACCAAAAAGATCGGCAGCGTACCGCTGGCCGAAAACGTGGCTCTCTACGAACGGGTGGGCAACGGCACTCCCGGCGAGATCGACCTGGAGCAGCTCACCGTGAACAAGGTCGCCGCCTCCAAGATCGTCTATGTCCATAAGGATTACGCCGGCAAAGCGGACATTGTGCTGCTGGACGACGTGACCGGCGACCAGTACGAGTACGGCTTCCTGAAGTTCACCGCCGGCGCCGAGAGCGGCGACCCGGGGGACTGGTCCTACTCCAAGCAGCCCGACACCGTCTGCGTGAAAAACAGCGCGCACCCGAACGGCAGCACCGCCCTGGTCACCACCGAGAAGCTGAAGAACAACGCGGCCATCGGCATCGTCGCCTCGCTGGACACCGCCACGGACGGCGCTACCCCCAAGCTGGGCGCCTATGTACTGCTGCACTCGGCCGAGGTCAAGAGCTCCGCCTTTGATATGGACAGCGAAACCCTGACCACTACCGACGCCGTCTTCCCCATCTCCCGGGATGTCCAGTGCTACAATGACGCCACCGACTCCTGGTTCACCTCCACCAATGAGGACGACAATTTTGACGCCCTTAACGCCGCCCGCGCCTTCTCCAGCACCCTTACCGTCTACTACGACAAGTCCCCCGACGAGGGCGGCAAGATCCGCCTGGTGGTGGCCGGCTGACGGCCTGACCAAAAAAGCCGCCCCCGGACCCGACAATGGGTCCGGGGGCGGCTTTTCCGCATTCATACTCCGGCCAGGGCCTTCTCCAGGTCCGCCAGGATATCCGCGCTGTCCTCAATGCCCACGCTGAGGCGCACCAGGTCGGGGGAGACCCCGGCGGCGGCCAGCTCCGCGTCGTTCATCTGCCGGTGAGTGGTGGAGGCGGGATGGAGAACGCAGGTCTTGGCGTCGGCCACGTGGGTGGCGATGGAGGCCAGCTCCAGCCCGGCCATGAACCGGGAGGCGGCCTCCCGTCCGCCCTTCACGCCGAAGGAGACCACGCCGCAGGTGCCGTCGGGCATGTACTTCTTCGCCAGAGCGTGATATTTGTTGCCGGGCAGGCCGGGGTAGTTGACCCAGGCCACCTTGGGGTGGGCCGCCAGGTACTCCGCCGCGGCCTGGCCGTTCTTACAGTGCTGGGCCACCCGCAGGGGCAGGGTCTCCAGGCCGATGTTCAGGTAGTAGGCGTTCTGGGGGGAGGGAATGGAGCCGAAGTCCCGCATGAGCTGGGCCGTGGCCTTGGTGATATAGGCGCCGCCCAGCCCGAACTTCTCGGCGTAGGTGATGCCGTGATAGCTTGCGTCCGGGGTGGTGAGCCCGGGGAACCGGTCGGCGTGTGCCATCCAGTCAAAGCGACCGGAATCCACGATGGCCCCGCCTACGGCATTGGCGTGGCCGTCCATATATTTGGTGGTGGAGTGGGTGACGATGTCCGCCCCCCACCGGAAGGGCCGGCAGTGGATGGGGGTGGGGAAGGTATTGTCCACGATGAGGGGCACGCCGTGGGCGTGGGCGGCGGCGGCAAATGCTTCAATGTCCAGCACCGTCAGGGCGGGGTTGGCGATGGTCTCGCCGAACACCGCCTTGGTGTTGGGGCGGAAGGCTGCCTCCAGCTCGCCGGGGGTGCAGTCCGGGTCCACAAAGGTAAATTCGATGCCCATGCGCTTCATGGTGACGGCAAAGAGATTGTAAGTGCCCCCGTAGATGGCGGAGGAGGCCACCACATGGTCGCCGCAGGAGGCCAGGTTGA
Protein-coding regions in this window:
- a CDS encoding O-acetylhomoserine aminocarboxypropyltransferase/cysteine synthase family protein; its protein translation is MPDYKPSTQCIHAGYAPGNGEPRNIPIVQSTTFRYTTGEAMGALFDLEAEGYFYTRLQNPTNDRVAAKICALEGGTAAMLTASGQAANFYAVFNLASCGDHVVASSAIYGGTYNLFAVTMKRMGIEFTFVDPDCTPGELEAAFRPNTKAVFGETIANPALTVLDIEAFAAAAHAHGVPLIVDNTFPTPIHCRPFRWGADIVTHSTTKYMDGHANAVGGAIVDSGRFDWMAHADRFPGLTTPDASYHGITYAEKFGLGGAYITKATAQLMRDFGSIPSPQNAYYLNIGLETLPLRVAQHCKNGQAAAEYLAAHPKVAWVNYPGLPGNKYHALAKKYMPDGTCGVVSFGVKGGREAASRFMAGLELASIATHVADAKTCVLHPASTTHRQMNDAELAAAGVSPDLVRLSVGIEDSADILADLEKALAGV
- a CDS encoding S-layer homology domain-containing protein, whose translation is MRIKRFLALVLACALTAGLLILPSSAARQPSAFPDITDEATAEAAEILRLLGIVSGTGSGNFEPGRTLTRAEFCKMAVEIMGNGDKVAAQMNRTVFADVPSTHWARGYVAVATQGSSSGSGESAVSTPGIIRGDATGRFHPDRAITGAEAVTILMRILGYHDANVGVGAVWYDGYFSTARSIGLTDGLTLNPTGSITRGQAAILFENLLFTKSKGSDDVYLTTLKGSITDEVLILDVNATAPDGSTGAVETGDGKVYQTDRVPFSDDMEGRQAKLVLDQDGHLLALQVSDKGTQRVVGILSAKYDSFTIPGGETVKVKPATTVWQDGEQKSYKDVYLNLKAGTQALLQYSAAGELEYVFLRDAAASEDATQVLKTKPSGTGTPSYQIYKNGVPATAADLRQYDVTTFDKNTNILYVSDLRLTGVYENASPSPDTPATITLLGQEFPVLSMAYEDLRAFDIGDQMTILLSYDGQVAGAVTASAASSTTVGVVQKVEGGKAYVKPLADIRNAAGEKVVLSGQVSYSDSRAKEMIGQVVTVSAGAKGRISLSKVSGSDAAGVFDVATKKIGSVPLAENVALYERVGNGTPGEIDLEQLTVNKVAASKIVYVHKDYAGKADIVLLDDVTGDQYEYGFLKFTAGAESGDPGDWSYSKQPDTVCVKNSAHPNGSTALVTTEKLKNNAAIGIVASLDTATDGATPKLGAYVLLHSAEVKSSAFDMDSETLTTTDAVFPISRDVQCYNDATDSWFTSTNEDDNFDALNAARAFSSTLTVYYDKSPDEGGKIRLVVAG
- a CDS encoding ABC transporter permease, whose translation is MNLGQAVKMAAKSISSNKGRSALTMLGIIIGLAAVIILVSYAKGQNMAMAAYYESMGTNQISVYASTWGNSGAVDVGQELYDYCLNLDGVLGISPNGSVWDRPTIKYESKTLSRESSRSYAGGGASVTSYNNSDDYPQIYLGNDKFGLCSGYTISKGRDLSYLDIENLNQVCVLGSATAEYLFSFANPVDKTITINGRPFRVVGVYQSKAAGKELGGGEDAAWMQDSINRMDRMILLPSTMTRYFNNNQPIEEYVVKAKDSDSVKKVTTSLNGFLSGLINTNYGSYGVYPVDTWAKESTEANAMQQRFLGGIAAISLLVGGIGIMNIMLVTVTERTREIGIRKAIGAERRSIITQFLIEAAMICGIGGVFGIIVGYLGTMIVGKLSFETILIPSAGITVGAFFISVALGILFGMYPAIKASALQPVEALRAE